The window GTTGACTTCTTTTTTGAAAGTAGTGTCGAGCAGAGCAGTTGTTGATATTTACCATTCATTTTCAATCAGGGTGAGAGCTGCTCGATATCTGATGATCACGCTGGTCACCTTCCCTCTGAACAGCGATCCAAGTATTTTCCTGCCCGAGGCAGCAGTATAAGGTCTTTTTTTTGCCATTAGGCTACGGACTTTTTAATCATCTAAAAGACTTCTCTTACATTGAGAGTTTCTCTTGACATAACAGTGAGAGCCAGTTGGGTGAGCGAAGAAACAACAATAATCCAGAGGTTGCCCGCAGTAACAGAGTAAATTCAACTCCATGTTTTTTATGCATGTTTGATCAATGATTGCGTTCGGCGTtcttctattattttttaacattGTTTCTTTGGCTTTGTTTTGTATTTACACAGTCACCTGAGGTATCAGTTTCTGGTCATGGAGGTACATGCTACTTCTTTCTTACTCTTTGTTCctcttttcaattttaaaagCATGGCTCACAGTTTTTCTCTTGGCCTGaaactaatatttattttcacgTTGATCTCAACTGACTATCTACTGGCGCTCTGTAATGTTCCACTGATCGTTACCTCTTTTAAAGTCGCCAAATGAAAAAGTTGCTTTTGTACACAGGCAGTGTACCtgttaagaaaatattgtgTGTTTGGAATATAGATATCGAAGAAGGTGCAAATCTTGGTGGCGGTGGAACCTCCTCGGCTTCGATGACTGTTGCTGAGAAAGAAAGGCAAGTCAATCAAGTTTCTGGTGAAAGAAAATCTGAAAGCTCTTTTGGTCAGTCGGCTTCTAGAAGAGGTTCAGAGAGCGGCCCAGCTCCGTCGGCGTCAACTCGTCCTGGACTATCATCACCAAGCTCGTCAATTAGTTCGTTGCCGTCATCAGAAAAGTCCATTCTTAACCCGAATGCAAAGGTTTACTTTTTCTACTTGATTTGTTTCAAATTCTTTGTTGTGTTTACTAATCAAAAGTCATTGGTCTGATCAGGAATTCAAACCATCGCAATCACCAGCTCCTGTACGGCCTCAATCTTCAATTGCAGGTGGCTCATTCTACTACGCTGCTCCACCTCCACCGGTTCAGCAGATGCCTGTAATGCCTGTAATGCCTGCTGGTTACGGAGTAAGTTCACTTTATTTTATAGAGCCTAACTTTTACTAAAAAGAAACGAAGCAAAAGATGTGAAAAATATATGCAGGTTCAACCGCAATATCCTGGACAGCAGCAGCTTCTTCGTTATCCTGGCCACGAGTATCCTCAAACTTATTATCCTCCAAATGCACCTCCCCAGGTATGAAGACACTAAGATCACGAAAAATCCTACCTATTATACATCACTCttcacaaaaccaaaataagtaaataaatatttacgaAATTAGAAAAAGAAGTGTAATGATGAAGGACTTGTTGTGATGTTTTAGTATCAGCAGTGGCAGCAGCTGATGATGCAAGGTCAGGAGCTGATGATGCAAGGTCAGCATCCTAGGCCGCCGGATATGATTTACATGCCGCTGCCTCCTCCTTACCAGCCGGTCATTATTTCCCCTCTTCTTCATCcctattttttttggtttttgcttCTTGGATACTGagatatctctctctctctctctctctgttgtgTTTTACAGGGAAATCCACATAATCAAGGATGAGAGTAATAAACAGTTGGTCGTGATGTTGTTTTACTGGAACCATTTTCTACTTTTTAGATTCCCCATTGGATTTTAATATCTAGTgttaaaggaaaaaaacaaaagaatataaCAATGTACTTGTATTCTCTTGAATCTGAAGGTGTACATATCTTAGAGTTTAGGTCATTCTCATGTGTCTTAACTCTGCATACTCCCTTAATGTGAAATTGAAATTGATGAATTTTCTAAGGTTCTTTTATAGAGAAATTATGTAAACAAGGAATGTTAAACTCTTTTCCAGCTTAAGAATGAACTAACAGAACCATTGTTATTTACatcaaattaattattattatatatacatatatgcatGGACTATTATGGTGGGAAACAACTTGGTTAGTCTCGGTTTAGCATAAATTGAAAATAGATGGATGATAACGGGTTGGCCTAGAATGCTGTTCTGGAAGATCTTTGGGTCGATTTTAAAAGTTTGAATTTAGAACAGATTCTTCAAAGCTTCATTAAAGAAAAGTTTTAGGTCATGCCAATCGCCAACCGTATTCCTAAGACTTGTAAAATAATTTGCAATTTGTAAGGGTAAAAACAAGTACAAACATATTTTTCCAGAATGAAAATGAGACCTACATCAGTCCCCTAAACCAAGATATCTCTCCATCCATACACTAAAAAAAGGCTCCTCATAAAACTTGCGAGCCAAGAGAAATTAATGGGGCCACAAATCCAGTGCTTAATCAAAGTCAAGAAACTCCATTCTCTTCCTCATTGTTCCTCTCAGCTCACCCGCTTCCCTCTCCACTTTTTGCGCCTACACCACAAAAGCAGTCCCCATAACCAAATGATCAGCAAACACATCACAAGTTATCCAAGTTTGCTAATTAATTTGTAGTTAGAGTATGTGCTCTGACGCCTTACCCTTTTTATCTCTGTCTCTGAGACGCGAATCATGTGTGGAGGAAGCTCCTCTCTCTCTGTGTCCTAACACATGGTTTAAGGCCCAAATCAGTGAATTGAAAAAACACAAAGTGagataacaacaacaaagaaaagAACAAGGAGAAGTCTTACCATCTCACCAATCAGAACAACATTCTCTCCACGGATTACATAGAGGCCTAAAGGAATGTCGCAGTATTGCTCACCTACAATGACCCTCTCGCACGCACCTTCTAGAACCGCATTGGCTGTGTATTGACAGCAAATGACTTTTAATCTATCTCACTTATCATAAACATAGGAGAACGAAAAAGAAAAGGTGAATACCGAATTGATCAAAAGAACGGAGAGTTCCCATAAGCTTTCTACCATCTCTAAGGAGCACAAGTATTTTTCCTGCATCATTATTCATTAATAGCAGAGCCAACACCCATAAGTATCTGATGCACAATGAGTCATATTCGAAACATGTTATATTATACTTCTTTTAACGTTGAATCAAGAATGAACCGGTAATGCCTGCCATCATATTTGACATCGTGCAATGCTAACAATAATCATTGAACAGTATGAATCGACCAATTAAATAAACCAAAAGCTTTGATAATTCAATTTCACGAGCAATAATTTAGACTCTCTTTGCTACTGAGTAGTTCGCAACATTGAGCTCTAAAATGCGATTAGCCAATACATAATACACACATACGGTTGAACGAATCTGTaaaacagagagaaagagagagagagagagagagagagagagagagggattaCTATCGAGATAACTAGCGAGTGAAGTAGAAAGATAAATATCTTCAGGACCAGCCCAAGACATCCTCACTGACTCTATCCGCTCGAAATTGAACTAAAGTTCTCgtctttcttaaaaaaaacacaaccgATAACGTTGATGAGAGTAGGAGTAGCACTCAGACGAATcgaaaatttaacaaaaaggataaatttaggtttagggttcttGATTCAACTTAAGGAAAGCGATAAAAAGGTTGAGACTTTCTACTCTGGATCGAAAACACGGACACGGGTTCttcgaaaaaaaatataaaacccaAATCCGATCCAAACTTGGATGAGAAAATCGTTGCACGCCAGCAAAATCGACACCACTGGTTCTCTTGGAATATATATTCTTCGTTTATCCTTTTACAGAGCTAAGGGCAAAACTGTCATTAGACTCTAAAAACCAGTCAAGACCGGACTTAACTTACCCATTATTACACGCATTGGTCGGGTCCCACAATTACAAGTTCGGTCAGAAAAGTGGGCCCTTGATATATGGCAGCAACGACGTCGTTTATAAATGGGCTTGGGCCTGACTGGGTTGTCATCAATATTTAATCATTTTGTATGTTTGTTTCTAGAGAAGTGTTGATGCTCAATTCTACTTTGTTTCTAATGATTCTGATGTTTCatcaaactcaaactcaaactctttAACTGCAGTTGTGTGCTTAGCTGTGGATTGTATGACAAACAAAATTACACTCAACAAAAGGGATTCTGACATCCATTTCATATGATTTGACATGAACACATCAAACAAAAAGACAATGCGGATGAATAATCAGTCAGTCTCTAACCGAGCAATGTAGGTGTCATAGTAACTCCCAGCTTTCTCAAGATCTCCCAGCTCAGTATAACAATCTGCAATAGCTCCATACGCTTCAGTGCTCCCAGAATCTTCTCCTTCCCTATTCGAGATAGCCAGAACCATGTTGTGGTACTGTATGGCTTCTCTATACTTCCCTTGACGCTGCAGCGAAGCGCCTAACCCTCTGGCAGCTTTCTTCTCTTCGATGGGGTCTCCGAGACTCTGCGCAAGTTCCAAAGCGATCTTGAACTCCGCAAAAGCTTTCTCTAGCTCTTGGTTCCTcagaaaggtcttccctgtctTCAGCTTGGAGATCAATTCTTGTTTCTTTGGGTCCACAATGATCTCGCTCTCTGATGGGATTCTAGCTCCTACAGGTGCGTAGCTTAGCCCTGGTGCGTAAGACTCGATTTTGGCTTGTCTCCGAAGGGCTGTGTTGATCTGTCGTAGCTGTTCGTTCAGCCTCTGTAACTCCCCTTTCCTCTGCCGAGCAACCAACCCTGGACAGTGTTATCAAAACCGCAGTTTGAGTACAGTTATGTAGAAGCGTATACAGAAGAAAGAGGACGTTACTAACCTCCAACAGTGGCTCCAACAAGTGCTACAAGCAACAAAACTGGCATGTTGAAGATGGAACTCTCTGGCTCACATATCTCAGCAGCCAACGCTTCGAGAGGTGTACCCATGAGAAGGGAGTTTGTCAACAACACTGCCACCACAGGTAACTTGAGCTTCCCGATTCCCTGCGACAATCGATGTCTAAAGGCTTACTTACTATCACAATATTCAAGGAACATAAAACTCATAGGTTTGTTTAGATGCATATGCAAAACACACCTCAAAAGCTGATAACTTATCAAAAGTTTCAAAGCTGGCAAATGGTGTTTGGCTTCCACGCTCATTAAGAGTGGTAGACAAAGGTTTAATCTTGGAGATAAGATGGTGTGCTCCAGGCGTTCTGACTAAGGTGTAGCCAATAGGTTTTGCTAACTTCCCAgtctctgaaaaaaaaaaaaatcacgctGGAGTATAAAACATGCTTTAACTACAAACCAAACCAATGTTTATCTATATggcaaaattttgattttttttttttttttttgtttttgcccAAAGTAAACCATTTTCTTCGTTCAAACACTAGCTACTTCCCTGAACATATTGCGTTTTCTCGGAGACCAAACAATTGCCCAAATAGCTTTAAGCATAAGTGATTTCGATGCCTCGTTAGCAAAAGAGGATCACTCACAACACAAAGGAACAGAGAATCTGAAGTGGGTGAAACGATGAGCTAACCTGGACCTCGAGAATTTTCGTGCGGCGGAGTACGGACGGTGGAAGTATGGGAGAAGGAGGAGCAGCACCGGATAATCGCCGCCATCTCTCTGAGGATGTTTTTTGATGACGTTTTGctgagttttattttatttatttatccgaaaaactaaaataataattaattgattTCATTACCAGCGGTGATGAGACTCCCCCCCTACTGTTTCGCTTAATTACACTTATGCCCTTTTCACAAACCTTCAGGAGTTGAAAACGCGGCGTTTCATGACAACTACTGTGTTCACAAGATTATATACCACCTTCCAGCTAAACAAAGCATCATGTGCTCTAGATCCCACGGCGCTTCAAGTCCTGAATCTTGTCAAAAACTGGTAAAAATCTTTTACATGAACATTAATTAACTCACAGGTTGCAGTCCAACAGAGCATTACGTATCAATTATTTGCATTATGTATGAACTATATCACACGTGAAGACGGTAAGCAGGAACAGAACATAACTCATCATTGTTTCATATCATATGTTAAGTACATTATATTACAAAATGATCAAGATTGAGTATAGACTGAATCCAGGTTCTGCAGAGTATAAGCAGCATACTGGACCAGAGATTTTTGTATAATGTGCATTGAATAGGCATGCAGTACTATAGATTAGGATCAAATCATGATTAATGCTCTGCCATTTTATGCACTAAACACAGTTTTGTAAGGAGGAAAAAAACGTACGTAGCTCATCATTGTTTCAGTCTCACAGACAACGTTTTCatcaaatatgttttttaagTACAGAAAAAATGATCAAGATTGAGTATATATTGTTTGTTCAACTGATTCAGTTTCAGCCTTTTTGGTAGGATCAGAGGTTAGATTTAAGTCTCTCATCCTCAGTCCTAACATGGTTTCTGGTAATGTCACCAATGGTGGGACAACCAGAAAGTGCCATAGTTAACTCAAACTCATTCTTCAACATCTCAATCACTTTCTTCACTCCATCTTCACCCTTAGCTGCCAGCCCATAGACTATAGGCCTCCCTATCTGCATCACCACCAAACCAAATAGTGTCACTAAATCAACTTGAAAGATGTATACCAAGTCCCAAACCACAACACTACTCAAAAGCTTACAAGAACAGCTTGAGCTCCTAGCGCCAGAGCTTTGAAAACATCTGTTCCTCGTCTCACTCCTCCATCTAGCAAAACTGGAATCCTACCTTTAACCACATTAACAACCTGCAGTTTCATAAAAGATAACAGTTTGGTCGTTAAGAAGAATAAGTCTGTTCTAAAATCaaagtttaatttgattggtGTACCTCTTCTAGAACAGTTATAGTAGCTGGGGAGTAATCTAGCTGGCGACCCCCATGGTTGGATACAACAATTCCATCTACACCGGCTTCAACAGCCTTAAGAGCTGCCAATATAATCAGTTTTATAGTATGCCACACTCACATGCTATATAATGGCGTATGAGACAGGAGTCTTACCATCTTCAGGAGTGAGTATTCCTTTGATTAGTATTGGCAACTTTGTAATAGATCTTAACCACTCGATGTCCTAATCATTTTTGCAGTGCAAAACATTATATAGAATCCACTCACACTCTCATAGAAACTTTTCTTGTATAGTATTGTTACCTTCCAGTTCAAAGAAGCATCAAGAGCACGAGAGGCGAATGCTTCAACCCCTGAACCTTCACTCTGAGAACAAAGTATCACGTCAAGAACAGGTAAGTGATCGAAccttactactactactactcaCAGGTTGGACTTCGGTTAAACCTTCGAAGTTCCTCAGCTTCTGTGGTATCATTCTACAGAAAGAAGTTTGAAAACTCCAACTTCAGATAGACTATAAAGGAAAGCAAAGAAGCTTATTATATGTGAGAGTGGTTACTTGTTCTTTATATCTGCTTCCCTTCTACCAAGTTTAGGAACATCAACAGTCAAAACTATGGCCTTGTATCCAGCTTTCTCAGCTCTTTTCACCACCTGAGCAGTTACATCACGTCTCTCGAACACCTACAAAATAAATCAGAGCCAACTAAGAAACTGCAGCCTAAAAGACTACACCAAGGAAGCATGTTGAGTCCTACTTACATATATTTGAAGAAACCGAACCGCGTTACAACTTAAAGCAACCTCCTCAAGAGTGCATGAAGACATACATGATACTATCTGAAATTCATTCACACAaccaaaaaaagatatattCATCACCTTTGAAACCTAAACAGAATGCAAAAAACATGTGCTCCTATAAACACCTTAGTACCATGATAGTGTTACACGCAGCTGCAGCTTTAGCAGTAACAGTTTCTCCTAACATAAAAGAccaataaaaaatcaatatCCCAACAATGTCATATAACCTTAGTACAAGTTATGAAACTGAGACCTTGTGGATGAGCCAACATATGGTTTCCTGTTGGAGCAATCATGATAGGAGCTGAGATAGGGTAACCCAAGATTCTTGTAGACATATCTATCTTGCTCACATCAACGAGAACCCGAGGCCTAAACCTGAATACCACTATGTTATATATACTTGTCACCCACTAAACTGTAAAAGGATAACTGTAATGGATATTGTTACATGATTCTACTGAAAGCTTCCACATTTTCCTTGAGAGTGTGTTTATCCTCTGCTGCTCCACTATAGTAGTCATAGTACATCTTAGGGAGAGCCTGTCTCGCCAGCTCTTGAAACTCATTCACGTTTACGATTTGGTCCATCTCTATCtaatcaaaagaaagaaactcaaAAACACTGCTATAATAATCATACCAGAACATTTTGCTCTAACATCGAAGATTAAAACAGAGATGATCAAATCTTTTTAAGAGGGTCTTCATATCATTACTTTGATGTTAACCAGACAAGGACCAGTTCTTAAAACCAAAGTATCCATTACATGACTTGCTTCGTCTACTTCAAATGAAAGTAGCTAAGTTCTtgaaaccacaaaaaaaaagctaataTTGGCTAAGGTCATTAAGGTTTTCGGAAGtaataaaaaacataatatatgatCTAAAAAGCTGAATGTAGTAGAAAAGTACTCACATATCTGAAGAAACCCAGATGCAGATAAAGTAAGGTCAACGCTATTTCTTGTAATAAAGTATATAACATTGATCTCAATATCTTATCATGATACTGAATCATGCGACCCTCTAACTCCTCCAGAGTGTTACGGCCCATATAGATAAAATTGGTCGGCCCAATAAATTATGTAACCCATATGAATAAGGACGTCAACGGTTACTTGTTGGTCATGAAACAGTGAGAATCAACATTCAATAGTCTTACCTTATGTAAATGTCCTCAAATTTTTCATAAACTGGAATGTAGCCGTTGGATCAttggaaaagaaaaaggaaactaagaaGAATACAAATAATCCAAATCCTTGTTCTTAGATTTTCATAATCTTTTGTTATATTTCATAATCTCCGGAGAAAATCTGTAATGAATCCTAAAAGATGTGCTGCTTGCAAATATTTGAGAAGAAGATGTCCAAAAGATTGCATTTTCTCACCTTATTTCCCTCCAAGTGATCCTGATAAATTTTCATGTATCCACAGAATCTATGGGGCTGGCGACGTTTCCAAAATGCTTCAGGTATAATATAAAGTctttgtgtgtatatatatttgtatatgttCTAAGTCCCcttgtattaaaaatattgatgGTGGATCTTTGGACAGCAACTTCCTGTTCAGACAAGAGCTGAAGCGGTGGAATCTTTGTCCTTTGAAGCAAAATGCAGAGTAGAAGATCCTGTTTATGGATGTGTTGGGATTATTTCTTTACTCCAAACTCATATTCAGAAAACCCAAACTCTTTTGGCTAAAACTCAAGCTGAGATTGCTGTTGCTCAAACCAAACATAGCCAACACACAAATCTCTGAACttaaatgtaatttttcagtTCCATCTATAATTTTTCCAAATAAAATCTCTTATTTAATCTCTGTTTCTGATATGCAAGACTACGATATGTACTTCCTACCATACACCTTGCtagtaactttattttaactgTTTTACCAAGTTTGTGTCCCATTGCTAAATCTTTTTAATTGCATAGAATGAAATTATCTTCCAACAGTGTATAAACTGGTTAAATAAACATTGCCACCCTTTTTTGTTTGTACTACCAAAATCACATCGATACCAAACCGATAAGGACATGTTTCCGGTTTGATACAAATTTACAAACGTAGGCTCAACCACTATCAGAACAAGGGATGATGATTATGGATACAAGAGAAACTATTCTCAATGATACATTTACCTGGAAACAAAGAGCACGTGATATCTCAGATCATTTCACTCTTCAACACTCGTGTGTCGTGCCACTCTCTGCGATGTGAATCATGTGTTATCTTTCATTTGCTTGGATCCTATGAACCCTTTGGTCTCTCAAATCATTTCCCTTTGCTACGAAAATTGGAGAGTGAAAAGAATGACCTTGGTGCTGCAATAAACATGACGGTTAAAAGTCAGTTAAAAGCATATAGCTAACAGTCAAAGAGTGTGAGATCCCAGCTTCGCTATATAATACAATGGAGTAGACATTTGAGATCTCAGTTCATATGATTAAAACCTCGGATGGTTAGTGTCTAGATTCTTTGGTGTTTCATAATATACCTTCAACCCTTAGACTCTATAGAGAGTAAAGAATGGTTAGGAAGATTACCTTTTACAGAAGCTCCTGACGCCTGATCCTCCTTCAGTTTAAAGCTTAATGGTGCACTTGTGTTTTGTGCTGTAATTAGGTACACACAATGTTAGACTCACATCAAGATGAACATAATGAGAAATCATTTTCTAAACCTCTTTGGATGCATTAAGTATAATATGAGAATCATAAAGGTTGTTACCTTGTTCATTGTATAGCTCACTCTCGTTAAAGCTATCATCAGAGGCCTGCGTCTGCAAAAACCCCATCCTCGACTTCCTCAAGTCTTCTGATGATCGATTTGCAAGATCTCGTCCATCTTCAGTATCATCATCCCCTTCAGAGGTTGTAGCAGAGATCCAATCAGACAAATTCTCAGCCGCACGGTTCTTCCTTCCAAAATTCAACAGCCTCTTCAACCCTTTAGTCACATCCTGCTGGCACTGACTCTGAGATGGATTATTATTACCACCACCAACACCACGTTTCTGAGCAGCAGCTCCTCCCCATTTCTTCCTCATCTGAGTTGTATCATTCTCAGTTTGGTTAAGGGAAGACAAGTTCCAGAAAGCAGGACTACCCACTGGTGAGTCCTCCACTGTAGCATGTGAATCCAGGAATGAACCGATGGTTTGATGATTTCTAGAAGGTAACTCAGCATTTGAATCAGGCTCAAGCTGAGAATTAGATTCACCATTACCACCCCATTCTTCAAACTCTTGACTATGTCTTGACTTCTCATTCTCTGCATCCGTAAAAGCTTCTTCTGCGTCATCAACCACTTCTTCCATCTCCTCCTTTTCCATTTCCTCTGATCCTTCTGAAGCCTTATCAAGATTCAAAGGTACAGAAACATCATCCTCTGACTTCAACTGAGAGACATCTGCCAACTCAGCAGCTTCTTCAGCAGCACCTTTTCTGATACTTGCCGGCCTTCTTGGTTTCTCTTCTTCAGTTACAGCCTTCGGTCTAACAGAGCTTCTCGCCTGTGAACGGACACCATTTTTTCCAACTCCCGAGGCTGGTTTCATCATGCCTTCCTGCTTCTTGAACTCGGCGAAGTTAGGGACTGACTGTGCAAGAACTTTGTCTTGTCCTCTCCGTCTAACAGCACTGGGTGTAGAAACTTTGGCTGAAGAGCGTGAAGCTGATGTGGCAGCGGTTCGAGCAGTCAAGgaacttgttttgttttgttgcagCTTCTTACTCTGAGTGCTCCTGGaaacatcttcatcttcttcagtgAGGAATGAACAAATCGGATGCTGTCAAGACATTacattattaaaacttattagTTATTAGGAAACAAATGATTACATTTCACCCacgaaaaggtaaaaaaaaaaattcagaatatAGTGACGTATACCTGATCCTTTTTAGCACTCAGCCTAGAATTGAAGTACACAAGCTTCTCTGCACGTCGAACATCTGAGTCACGTCTTCCCGTAGACTGAGAAAATTTGGCTTTCATCTCAGAGTTACTGCGATCAAGTATATCTTGCATCAACTTCAACTTGGCTTCCTTCTCGGACCTTCTCAAACTCCAGTCTTCCTTCAGCTTCACGTCTCTCTTCTGCATATACTTCTCATATGACTTTCCTCTAGAATTATCTGAAAAGCTGATCTCTGGAATTTTTTGCCTTGTGGTATTATCTCCATAGTCATTGTTACCAACCATCTTCATTGTCGGCGGAGTTTTGAACTTGTCTTCATCATTTGAGCTTAAAGTTGGCGTTGCTGGAGTCTTCTGATCCTCTGCTACAGGTCTTCTAGGCTGTGAAGTGGCAGCCTGTGGCTTACCTCTACGGACAGAACTGGATTGATCCCCCGGCACACGGAGCATGTGTTCAGCAAATAGCTTTTCAAGCTCGTTTGCTTTCACTTTCAATTCATCATTCAGCTCTTGGCTTCCCTTAGACGCTCTGGCCCTTTGAACTTGCTCTGCTGGGGCCATTTGGCTCATAGTATCACTCTCGGAACCTTCAGCCCTTCTACCTTGCGGTCTTTTCATCTGATCAGAACCTAAAAGACGATGGTGCAAGAAAAAATAATCAGAAGATTGCTAAATTTTCCCCTTTTGTCCAAGtcagtatataaagaaaatGTACAAGTCTAGAAAAGAATCTAGGCAAGTTATCAAAATTGAGAATTAGTCGTTTACCTATTCTCAGACTCAActgtttaataataaaaaagaataCTTCAACAGTCATGGATCATGATCATTTTCAGGCATtagaaaaacaaagaagataCCATAGACGGCTAAGAATACAAAAGAATGAGTTAAGCAATGCATGATGGTTAGAGGAACTACCACACATGAACTATCTCTATATAAGAAAATGCATATAAAGGAAAGACCAagacattttttattttactgaCCTCCATAGACTTGTGTCTTTCTCTGACGATCCTCAACTGGTGGTGACTGCCTAGACGAAGGCTCTTTCCTAGGAGACTCTGCAGTTCCTCCATTGCTCCGGACACTAGTGAAATTAGATTCAGTACCACCTAACTGCTGTAGTGTAGACAATGAATGACTCAGAGGATCTCTAAACTGTATTTGGTCCTGCTTATTTAATTCAAAATCGCCCATTTTGTTATCAGATTCATCATCATCTCTATTTGCATTCCTTGAGTAATCCAAAGTCCCTCTGGAACTTTTC of the Brassica rapa cultivar Chiifu-401-42 chromosome A03, CAAS_Brap_v3.01, whole genome shotgun sequence genome contains:
- the LOC103859557 gene encoding COP1-interacting protein 7 isoform X2, producing the protein MRPAAIPLDYAVFQLSPKRSRCELFVSTAGNTEKLASGLVKPFVAHLKVAEEHVAREAQSIKLQVESSENAGTWFTKGTLERFVRFVSTPEVLELVSALDEEMSQLEAARKIYGEGTGDQRSGAKDGAETTTAADVTKKELLRAIDLRLAAVRQDLATACNRASAAGFNPVTVPELSQFADRFGANRLNEACAKFIALCQRRPELMSSWRFNQGEEAIRSSWESDMSIDDPSEDPTKNLAANRTQQHREHRIQEQSATGSSYSQQEAKVMPQSSHDEKNEEEEKKGQLQNEPLASQTKQLTRRLSVQERINLFENKQKENSGGKTAVVKSTELKRLSSDLSSSVRRWSGASDMSIDLGNDKKDGTGDSPLCTPPASSVSKDGVSSKQSVGYNKIEQTGLSHVENPHRTEDECSSNNQDSSSTFLRKDKEVDLKVPLSTVGHQGNSQDGLLEKSSRGTLDYSRNANRDDDESDNKMGDFELNKQDQIQFRDPLSHSLSTLQQLGGTESNFTSVRSNGGTAESPRKEPSSRQSPPVEDRQRKTQVYGGSDQMKRPQGRRAEGSESDTMSQMAPAEQVQRARASKGSQELNDELKVKANELEKLFAEHMLRVPGDQSSSVRRGKPQAATSQPRRPVAEDQKTPATPTLSSNDEDKFKTPPTMKMVGNNDYGDNTTRQKIPEISFSDNSRGKSYEKYMQKRDVKLKEDWSLRRSEKEAKLKLMQDILDRSNSEMKAKFSQSTGRRDSDVRRAEKLVYFNSRLSAKKDQHPICSFLTEEDEDVSRSTQSKKLQQNKTSSLTARTAATSASRSSAKVSTPSAVRRRGQDKVLAQSVPNFAEFKKQEGMMKPASGVGKNGVRSQARSSVRPKAVTEEEKPRRPASIRKGAAEEAAELADVSQLKSEDDVSVPLNLDKASEGSEEMEKEEMEEVVDDAEEAFTDAENEKSRHSQEFEEWGGNGESNSQLEPDSNAELPSRNHQTIGSFLDSHATVEDSPVGSPAFWNLSSLNQTENDTTQMRKKWGGAAAQKRGVGGGNNNPSQSQCQQDVTKGLKRLLNFGRKNRAAENLSDWISATTSEGDDDTEDGRDLANRSSEDLRKSRMGFLQTQASDDSFNESELYNEQAQNTSAPLSFKLKEDQASGASVKAPRSFFSLSNFRSKGK
- the LOC103859557 gene encoding COP1-interacting protein 7 isoform X1, translating into MHQIHHLEATKKGEKMRPAAIPLDYAVFQLSPKRSRCELFVSTAGNTEKLASGLVKPFVAHLKVAEEHVAREAQSIKLQVESSENAGTWFTKGTLERFVRFVSTPEVLELVSALDEEMSQLEAARKIYGEGTGDQRSGAKDGAETTTAADVTKKELLRAIDLRLAAVRQDLATACNRASAAGFNPVTVPELSQFADRFGANRLNEACAKFIALCQRRPELMSSWRFNQGEEAIRSSWESDMSIDDPSEDPTKNLAANRTQQHREHRIQEQSATGSSYSQQEAKVMPQSSHDEKNEEEEKKGQLQNEPLASQTKQLTRRLSVQERINLFENKQKENSGGKTAVVKSTELKRLSSDLSSSVRRWSGASDMSIDLGNDKKDGTGDSPLCTPPASSVSKDGVSSKQSVGYNKIEQTGLSHVENPHRTEDECSSNNQDSSSTFLRKDKEVDLKVPLSTVGHQGNSQDGLLEKSSRGTLDYSRNANRDDDESDNKMGDFELNKQDQIQFRDPLSHSLSTLQQLGGTESNFTSVRSNGGTAESPRKEPSSRQSPPVEDRQRKTQVYGGSDQMKRPQGRRAEGSESDTMSQMAPAEQVQRARASKGSQELNDELKVKANELEKLFAEHMLRVPGDQSSSVRRGKPQAATSQPRRPVAEDQKTPATPTLSSNDEDKFKTPPTMKMVGNNDYGDNTTRQKIPEISFSDNSRGKSYEKYMQKRDVKLKEDWSLRRSEKEAKLKLMQDILDRSNSEMKAKFSQSTGRRDSDVRRAEKLVYFNSRLSAKKDQHPICSFLTEEDEDVSRSTQSKKLQQNKTSSLTARTAATSASRSSAKVSTPSAVRRRGQDKVLAQSVPNFAEFKKQEGMMKPASGVGKNGVRSQARSSVRPKAVTEEEKPRRPASIRKGAAEEAAELADVSQLKSEDDVSVPLNLDKASEGSEEMEKEEMEEVVDDAEEAFTDAENEKSRHSQEFEEWGGNGESNSQLEPDSNAELPSRNHQTIGSFLDSHATVEDSPVGSPAFWNLSSLNQTENDTTQMRKKWGGAAAQKRGVGGGNNNPSQSQCQQDVTKGLKRLLNFGRKNRAAENLSDWISATTSEGDDDTEDGRDLANRSSEDLRKSRMGFLQTQASDDSFNESELYNEQAQNTSAPLSFKLKEDQASGASVKAPRSFFSLSNFRSKGK